In Calditrichota bacterium, the sequence ATGATGCCCAAAGCGGACAGGACCACGTGGATGCTCACCGGAGTATTTTGCTGGTGATCGGCCCCACCGTGAAACACGGGTACGTTTCGCACGTACATGCCAGCTTCGAGAGTATTCTAAAAACCATTGACCACGTGACCGGGATGGCTTATTTGAATCAGTACGAAGCTGGGGCAAATGATCTGGCGGACTTCTTCACGGACACGCCGGACACGAGCGGTTACACGGCGGTCCCCGTGGATTCTCGTTTGTTCGATCCGGAGAAAGCCCTGGATCCCTACGATCCGAATTTCGATTGGGAAAAACTGGACCAGTATCCCAAAATGGACGATCCGACACTCATGCGCCGATGGCTGGAACGGGAACGCCAGGATCACCAACCATTCAGACGCAGTCAGGCACAAGGACACACCGGGACACGTCGTTAAATGGGCTGAGCCAAACGGCAATACCATGTGGATTTGGATTTAATTTTGGAGGGAGAAGAAATGAGATTTTTCAAAACCATCGCTGTTGGGATATTTTTCGTGATTTCGGTTGCCTCCGTTCTTGCAGACGCTCCACAGGTTCTTCGAATGGGCGAATATTCTCTCCATATCACACCTGCCCCTTTTCATATTAAAATGATGCGAGCCGGGAAAACCCTCTTTTCCGAATCGGCAAGTGAAAACGGACGTTCATCTCTTTTCTACGAAACGGAAAACGGAAGGCAGGTTCTGACGGGATTAAAAGCGGTTCGCACGTCCAACAAACACCTGTTTTCGGCTTCTTATTTCACCAGCGACCACCGAACGGCGGAGATTACCGTTAAAAAAGGGACGGCCGGAGAGTTTGTCATCAGCCTGAGCATTCAACCCTCTGCAGGTGTAAAAAAATGCGGCGAGGTGCTTCAGGCCTTTCCGGAGGAACATTACACCGGACTTATGGAGCGGGTGCGCGGCACAAATGACCGGGAATCCTGGCAGCCGGGCATTCAAACCGGTCTGGATTTACGGGGTGAGAAGGTGAGTTTTTTCGTGCGCCCCACCGTTGCGATTTACACCCCGTTTTACCTCTCATCAAAAGGCTATGGGCTTTGGGTGGAAACCACCTGGCCCGGTGCATACGATCTGGCGGCCACGAACCCGGAAAAAACCACATTCAGTTTTGAAGGAGAGGGCCGTCTTGTGTATCACATTTTCCCCGGCCCGCAGCCCGCAACGATTCTCGAAAACTACACGGCTCTGGCCGGACGGCCTTTTCTTCCCCCCAAATGGGCCTTTTCCACCTGGCGTTGGCGGGATGACCACGCCAATCTGGACACCCTTTACGACGGTACCCCCTACTCCGGCCCCATCAATTCCCAGCTTTACGAAGATGTGGCCATGATGGATTCCCTGGACATTCCATACGGAGTGTATTGGGTCGATCGTCCCTGGGCCAAAGGCCCCAGGGGCTACAGCGATTTTCAATGGGATCCCAAACGCTTTCCCAATGCCGAAAAAATGATTCGCTGGCTTCACCAAAAACATAAAAAATTCATGCTCTGGATTGCTCCCTGGGTGATGGGCAACATGGTCGATGAGGGTATCGCCCGGCATTATTTCATGCCCGGGATGGATCGGTATCTCCACAAAAAACGACCGGATCGTTACGCGTTGATTGATTTCACCAATCCGGACGCCGTGCGCTGGTGGCAGAGCTATCTTCAAAAAATAATCGACCAGGGTGTGGCCGGATTTAAACTGGATCGCTCGGAAGAAATTGTTCCGGCTTCCCTCCAATTGAGGGTTCACGACGGGCGGACGACCCGGGAAATTCACGACATCTATCCCCTGCTTTATGTGAAGGCCACCTACGAAATCATTAAAAAACGGCGGGGAAAGGACTTTGTTTTGATGCCCCGGGCGGGCTACACCGGCAGTGCCGTTTATGGTACCTTCTGGGGTGGAGATACCGGCAACAAGCAATGGGGACTGCGTTCGGCCATTATTAATGTGCAGCGCGCCTCTCTGATGGGATTTCCTATCTGGGGCTCAGATACGGGCGGCTACCATAAACCCACGTACCGGGAGGTTCTGGCCCGCTGGCTGGCATTCAGCTGTTTCACCCCTATCATGGAAGTGGGTCCCACAGACAACCGCGCCCCCTGGAGTATGCGCTTTGCCCCCCACTACGACGTGGAGTTGATCGCCATCTGGCGGATGTACGCAAAACTGCACACGGCCCTCATGGATTATTCCTTAAAATATGCGACAGAAGCCCACAAAACCGGCCACCCGCTGGTTCGCCCTCTCATCTATTATTTTCCGGAAGATGCCGCCGCCTGGAAAAACTGGGAAGAATTTTTTTACGGAGAGGATTTTCTGGTGAAACCCATCTGGCGCAAGAATCAAACACAGACGAGCGTCTATTTACCCAGGGGAGAGTGGGTGGATTACTGGAACCCCTCAAAGACGTTCTCGGGGCCGCGGACACTTTCCGTTGACGTTCCCCTGTACAAAATGCCTATTTTTGTCCGAAAAGGGGCGCGGGTTCCCATGCTGAACTTAAACGACGTGTACAAACAATCCTTAACCCTCGCCAGGAAAAAACCTAAATTGAACGGAAACCCCAAATTATGGTAAAAAAAATGAATGGCATTTGAATTTTTTATTGATTTCTGCCGATTATTTTATTAAATTAATGGGCGTTTTTTGAACATAGTATTCTTTTACGGTGGGTATAGCTCAGTTTGGTTAGAGCGCCAGGTTGTGGCCCTGGAGGCCGTGGGTTCGAGTCCCACTACTCACCCACAGCTTCCTGTCGATTTTTGTTCGTTCGTGTCCCCATCGTCTAGTGGCCTAGGACTCGGGATTTTCGATCCCGCAACAGGGGTTCGACTCCCCTTGGGGACGCACAACAAAAGCCCCAAGCGCACACGCGTTTGGGGCTTTTTTATTTCCCCGTTGAAGTGAGTATTTTGAATTTTGGATTCCGGAATTCGGATATGGATTCCCTGTCACCTCGATACAGCCGTTTTCGGCGGCCACTCGGTGACCGGAGAAGTTCTCAGCCGTTTAGCTTTTGGCCTCCAGCAAAAAACCGGTCGTCGAGTGATCCGACAGTTGCCTGAGCTTGTCGAAGGCAAGGCGGATCGTATTGAGACGATCGGACGGTCCAAAAATTACCGCACATAAATACGCACAGCGGCCGTGGACGTGTGCCCGTCACGGTCGGTGGCCAGCACGCGAATCGTGTGCGTCCCTGCCGAAAGATCATTCCTGAAAAGCTGGGTTCCCACCCCCAACGGCCCATCCAGACTGGATATCCACTGAACGCTGGAATCCTGCAACGCCCCGTCCTGTTCATCCCAGGCACTGCAATTGAATGCAATTTCCTCCCCGGCAGGGAAGGTGCTTTCGGACTGCGGACTGTAAATTTCGACGGAGGGGAATCCCTGCTTAAACACCTGGTGCACAAAAATTCTGACCGAATTATCCCGATTCTCTGCCACGGTATCTATCGCGGTGCCCAGAAACTTTACCTCGCCGTCTTCCAAAAATGCCAGGCCAAAAAAGTTCAATCCCGGATTCACATGAATTTCACCTTCGGCTGACGTATCAACCAAACCCAGCGCAAACTCTCCGTAAAAGGAATACAAATCATCCGCAGCGTTTTTAAGCTGGCCCATCCAGTCCGTCCAGGGAATTCGGTACTGAAGGTAAAGCGGCAGCTCGGTCTGATGATCGGGATTGTAACTTGCCTGATAGAATTCTTCCGCAGTGGCATATTTGGTTAAATCCAGCACAACCACCTTCACTTCGCTAATCCCCTGCCCACGCAGGCCTTTTGCCAATCGGGTTCCGGGATGGCTTTTCTCACCGGAAACCTGCAGAAAACGGACAGCAAAGTGCACCTGCGTTTCTGTGTTCGGTGCCAAAGGCTGTTTACTGCATCCGAAAGACAGAATCACGACCCCCAAAACCAGTCCGGC encodes:
- a CDS encoding glycoside hydrolase family 31 protein, with the translated sequence MRFFKTIAVGIFFVISVASVLADAPQVLRMGEYSLHITPAPFHIKMMRAGKTLFSESASENGRSSLFYETENGRQVLTGLKAVRTSNKHLFSASYFTSDHRTAEITVKKGTAGEFVISLSIQPSAGVKKCGEVLQAFPEEHYTGLMERVRGTNDRESWQPGIQTGLDLRGEKVSFFVRPTVAIYTPFYLSSKGYGLWVETTWPGAYDLAATNPEKTTFSFEGEGRLVYHIFPGPQPATILENYTALAGRPFLPPKWAFSTWRWRDDHANLDTLYDGTPYSGPINSQLYEDVAMMDSLDIPYGVYWVDRPWAKGPRGYSDFQWDPKRFPNAEKMIRWLHQKHKKFMLWIAPWVMGNMVDEGIARHYFMPGMDRYLHKKRPDRYALIDFTNPDAVRWWQSYLQKIIDQGVAGFKLDRSEEIVPASLQLRVHDGRTTREIHDIYPLLYVKATYEIIKKRRGKDFVLMPRAGYTGSAVYGTFWGGDTGNKQWGLRSAIINVQRASLMGFPIWGSDTGGYHKPTYREVLARWLAFSCFTPIMEVGPTDNRAPWSMRFAPHYDVELIAIWRMYAKLHTALMDYSLKYATEAHKTGHPLVRPLIYYFPEDAAAWKNWEEFFYGEDFLVKPIWRKNQTQTSVYLPRGEWVDYWNPSKTFSGPRTLSVDVPLYKMPIFVRKGARVPMLNLNDVYKQSLTLARKKPKLNGNPKLW